In Phaseolus vulgaris cultivar G19833 chromosome 3, P. vulgaris v2.0, whole genome shotgun sequence, the sequence accatatagggccttcttaagtctgcacgccttattcccttcattaacaataccatacccaggtggaatctccatgtatacttcttcctccaagcttccatgcaagaaggcatttttaacatcaaattgatgcattgcccaaccaaagtgtgccgccagggagagaataatcctgacggtattcatttttgccactggagcaaaagtctcctcataatcgatcccataggtttgagtgtacccttttgcaaccaaccttgctttataccgatccagtgtgccatcagacttatacttaactgtgtatatccacctacaacccactgctttcttatcttttggtctctctacaatctcccaagtctcattcctttctaacgcgctcatttcttcattcatggctcgaatccagttatcatcttttaaggcttcttgtaccgatgtagggattttgatagaatcaatagctgaaagaaaactctggtgctgcatagaaagtttttctgtagacacaaattgggatataggatatttggcacaagatcttttttcttttctcaaggcaataggtaaatcatttaggttaggttcaaaagcagtatttaaggtgtcctcaagagtctcactggtatgagttcttacctccggttcagacaattgaagttgctgttcgaccaggacgggttcttgttgccttcgctgatattgttttccaaaatatttgtcttcattattcttctctggtaatgatgttggtgcagggtctttgtcatccttcctaagaacgaaatcctgtaacaaaggaaaaggtggcaactcaaggtcctcagcttcttgaatactctccccctgaagctgagaactaggaaagaaagactctgtttcatggaaggtgacatctttggaaatataaactttacgactttgaggatgataacatttgtacccctttttgtagggggcataaccgatgaagacacatttgatggcacgaggatctaacttaccccgattaggactatgaacatggacaaaagcaggacaaccaaagacacgattctgaagactattcaacatgggaatagaaggatagaatgtggtcataacctgaataggagtaacaccctctagaacccgagagggtaatctattaatcaaataagtggcagtcaggactgcttccccccagtaagatctaggaacagatgtttggaaaagtaaagctcgagtaacctcaaggagatgacgatttttcctttcagcaaccccattttgttgaggagtgtccacacaggttaattcatgaacaactccattttcctcaaggaacttggaaaggttttggttcacatattctcttccattatcagaacgcaatctcttaattgaactttcaaattgtgtttgaatcattctgtaaaactttacaaacaagtgaaaaacttcagacttatctttcatgagaAATAACCAAGTAacccgagtacaatcatcaataaatgaaacaaaccattttgtacccgagatattaggaataggtgaaggtccccatacatctgaatgaataagatcaaaaggtttagaacttttattaccattgggaggaaaagttgtccgatggtgtttagcaaactgacaaacatcacaatgaaatgactcagcagacacttttgtaaataaaacaggaaataaggactttagggtactaaatggaggatgaccaagacgtctgtgttgaagccatatctgagaggatgaccaagattcacgaccttgctgaagattagaagtgtgtgcctgtagtctagcaccctttttactttcttcatgctgtaaataatataacccgccctgctctttagcaattccaatagtcttccccgtgacaagatcctgaaaaacacaatgggaagggaaaaataccactgtacaatttaaatcttgggtaatcttttgaatagacaagaggttattggatagtttgggaacatgaagcacattttttaaaggaaatgaaggttgaaggtgaatgttaccacgaccattaatgggggtagtggaaccattagcaatagtaatatatggcttaccggataaagtagtgtaggatgaaaaagaagaggaatgaggtgtcatatgatcagtagcaccagagtctataatccagatattttcagtactagaagcattaaaggataaaaaactagaactcttaccactcatagTAAAGGAACAATAGCTAGATGGCTTACTAAGGGAGTCCATGAGAGTTCAAAACCAACTGAGTTTTTCAGATTGGCAAAATTTGATCCTGTTCACACACACAGGAAAAAAAATCTGCCGGAAAAATTTTCCGGTGGCGGTTTCAGGCGGCCAGCGGCGGTTTCCGGCGAGCAGTGGCAGTTCCGGCGAGCGGTGCAGTTTCCGGCGAGCGACGGCAGTGGTGGTCGGTGGTGGTCAatggtgcaaggtggtggtggtggtcaatggagaaaggataaggaaaatagaaagttgcagcaatgaaggctgtccaacaaataattgcagcaatgaaggctgtcaaggaaaatgattacagcaatgaaggctaaaaaaaaatttgcggaagcagagtctcctagatcaggagctctgataccaagtggaaagaaataagtgaaatatatttctgagatattttacaaatgtgattacagtctctatttatagactgttttacaacctaattaaagaaagaaataataggcaatgaaagccagaaataatgagtgtttaaagctgtacaaatcaaatcaaatcactaacaaatctgtcctaataaatataaaatagaatctgcacttaattataacataattctcctgattatgcaacataTAACTTCTATATATTTTCAACATTCTTCtgtcacaaaaataaaaatttagaatttagaagCAAAGTTTAAAGATTGGTggaaaattaaattagaaagaaataagaacaaattaattttactgcATAAACCACTCCAATCAGTATTAGTGTGGAATAAAACTAGAGAATTAGAATGATACAGTGGAAATTCTCCTCTCTAACTCCGGTATTTAAACTTGAGTGACCTGGTTCTCCCCCTTACAATTTCTTCTCAAAACTCTCAACTAATTCCTGAGTCCTGACTAACTCTCCCTATCCCCCTTTAATACTAATGCAAGAATTTTATCCAGTTTATCTGTAATTAACAGAATTAGGTTAAGATCCCCTACCCTACTAAACCTTTCACAATACCTACCCTTTTAAGTTTGGGGAAGGGGAGGGCTCGtattggaaaaaaaaacatcaaataaaTATTCAGTTTTCCTCTTCTCCAAGTGAGAGTATCTGTGCTAGAAAGCGAGCATAAAGAACATGCTCATATCatagtatttttcttaaaaaaaatcttacttCCTTCCATTCAATATCCATTGTTTACACATGATAAACTCATGTTGACACTACTTCACCAATCCCTCCCCCCTGCACGTATTTCCATTGATAATCAAATAGAATTTTGCTGAAATAAAGAATTTCccttcaaaaaacagtttccaAGCATGGGAAATTATGTAAATTGTATTTGACATGGAAAACAAATAACAGATCATATGTACTTTAATCTTTATCTATTGCAAACAAACTGATTTTGTCGGTACTAGGAACTACAGCTTGgctacaagaaaaaaagataaaattctGAGATAAACAGCCCCATTTTCAGATTGTAATTTGCAAAAAGCCAGACTTCTCGCAAATGCTTAAGTAGGATCTTCATTTATTTGGATCATTAATAAATCTCAATAAAGAGATCCTGTGGATCAAAATGGTAGAAATAAAGTCATGCTGACTAAAATCCATGAACATATCTTGTAACCAGATTGCAATAGCTTTCAAGACAAACACCTGACATACATATAGACCAATGTCTTACTGTGATATGAATCAATACAAATTACATACCTTTTGGATTACTCGACAACCATACATCTGAAGACTTAAAGGCAGTATCTGACCAAGAAGACAATTTGCAAGTTCCTTCCTCTGCTCAGGGCCTCCATACTCAAAAAACTATGCACAGGAGAAAAGACAAATTAGAGCATAACAGATTGCAGACAACCACAAAGTTAGTTAATAACAATGTACATCACTTTAAAACACACCTTTTGGATTACGTAATTGCCAAATACATCAGTCATTAATTTAGAAGTATGTGGAAGAACCTCTTTGAACACTAACTCCTTCTCTTCCACACCACAGTTTTCCAACTTCTGCTGTATAAAACGGCTCCCATGCTGATCAGTGCTGGAGTTAAAAACCACAATGAACTTAGTTCCAAAGCTAAGGAATTGATAAAGAGATAGGTAAAATGATCGCCAAAAATATTACTTGCCTAAATTCAACTATGTGTCCAATAATGTCAGATAGCTCAAATCTGCGACCTTTGCCAGATTTTAACTCTTCAAGAAAAATAGCAATTTTGGGGTTGTGAGCACTGTCTGAGGCTCTATGACTTTGCCACCCAGATAATAAACCTCTGTTTTTGCCAGAAGCAGGAGAGAGTCTCCTTTCATTCCTTCCACCTGGAAGACCAGGACTACTTTCTGGGTATCCGGACAGGACTGGTCTAGAAAGTGGAGAACTTGGAAACTGGGTTTCGAAACTCATGTTTGAAGGATGTCCAAAATAACCAGGATGCATTAGCCCACCTCTATTAGAATTCAAACTAGCACCACTTCTCtgattatgtaattttttttcatccaaGTAAGCACCACTATTGGGCCTTTTTTGGGAATCATAAGGACCAATTTGCCCACCAACACTGGCTCTAGGTGTCAGCAGATGACCAGATACATTGTATCCCTCCACAAAAGGTTGCTGAGGATATTGCATGTAAAAAGGCTCACCAAAAGAAGGCTGCAGAGGAAATCCAAATTGGCCAAAAACCTTGTTTGCATGTATCATTTCAGCACCGTGTGAAATGTTTCCCACAATAGAAGAAACCCCTGCTGCTTGGGGAGTAAAACTAGAACCAGTAGCTCCATCAACGAGTGGTACAGAACCATGAGGAGGGTATGCAGCAATATATGGAGGAACAGCTGTGGGACTAAAAGGGTATGCCCCTACAAATTGCGGAGAATATAGACCTGAAGCCTGAAAATTAGTGTAAAATGGATTTGTTGAGGTCATATAAGCTGCTGCCGTAGCATATAGTGGAGGTGTATACCCAGATGAATGCAGTACAGGCAATACAGACTGGACATCAGATGAGAACTTGCTTAAACTGTGAAGAGGCTGCTCCATACCAATGTATGCACATTTTTCACTTTGAGAATTGGTGCTAGGAACTTCACATGGATAGTTTTGTTGGTGGTGTTGTTGCATCAAATTATTCTGTAAGCTGTTCTTCCATTTATCTTCATAACTCTGACTTTCTGAATTTGGTAGATTAGATACAGTGAGAGCCCTTAACTGAGATTCTACAATTGTAACATCTAAATGATTAAAACCCCTGCTTTCAGTGGAATTGAGAGATGATGATGATCTTGAGACAGGGGCAGGGTAATCAACAAATGATGACACTCTTATATCATCTCCACCTATAGTAGGCTTTAAAGCATCCACTGTAGTAACAGAAGGGTCATGAGAAGAATTTGAACCAGTATCTACATCAATTAGTTCATCCACCACTCCAAGAGACTTATTATATACAGGTGACATGGTATGCAGAAGATCTTCCTGAAAGTTTGAATtttaatagagaaaaaaaaaatcatgcattcacaaaaaaaaaattgaggcaaaaaaagaaaaaggtcAAGTGATTGACTGTAGACAAATCTTGTACTCAAAAACTTacaaaaaatagtaaaagaaagaAGTTGATATCACAATAATCACCAGTACTAATTTTTTGTGCTTAGACGATGTTGAAGCCACATCCTGTCTATGCCATTTTCCACTAGCCTTATGTATTTCATTATCATACAGCTGTTGGGTTGAATCATCCTCAAACTCCTCCTTGTGTGTTGCAAGTGTTTCTTGTGACAAATGAAAGGACCCTTTACCACTATCATCTGCAGAAGACAATCAACAATTGCTGTTAAAAGCCTAAAACTACGAATATGAACCACAAGACAAGTCATTCTCCCATAATATAAGTGGGTGAGGAGATCTAGTGTTTAAGTAGACAACGGAACAGTCAAATAATCAAAATCAGCTAGTAATTGGTCATCATTAGACTCACATTTTTGCACAGCTCTGTTGAGAGATCCCAGACTGACATCTCTAGTGGTGTTCTGAGATAATAAGTTTTCTTTGGCAAGAAATGAGCCTTCCATGTTTGGAGGTGCACTGCCACTTCGATTGGGTAACACATCTTTTCCACTGCCATGGAACCTATGACCATTCAAAAATATACCCAGGTCCTCCGTTGCCATATGATGAGATGGTGAACCAAATATTGCAGCTTCCTTAAGAGTCGGCCATTTCCCCCCAGCTTCAGAGATCCTGATTGGACTCTCAGTTGCCATACTACTACTGGAAGATTACTTTATCCAGTCTTACGTACTGGAAAACAGAAATGTCATGTTGCCTCCTAAAGTGCACCCACAAAGTGTTGCTTTGGCGTACACACTtccaactaaaaaataaatattacattaGAAATGCCCAAGCAGAGAACAAGAAACAAGAACACTGAACGAAatgtgacaaaaaaaataatctcaTGATATACAACTTCACTTCACTTTATGTGCACGCCACAACGCACAACATCTCATGCAAATTCAGAGTTAAGTAAGGTACACAATACAGATAGAGTTAAATTATGCTATTGTAATGTTCCTTAAAAGTCATAGCAAGCTTActgttcaaaattttatttaaagccagaagtcttcttcttccacttTGTCAGCATCCAAACAAGGAGAGACCTAAATTAGTCAAGATCATAAAAGAAGTATCACCAGCAAGCACAACAACAATCAAGAACAATCACCTCGTATAAACTACCAATTCATAATAATAAGACGACGAAAAAAAAACAACAGCGAAATTGACAAGATATGAGTaaaaaggtgaaaaacgaatGCGAGAGAGAAAGGAATAAGTAGTTAAAGGATGAAGAAAAGGAACCTTAGGTTGCTGGTTTTGGAGTTTCCCTTTAGGAGGTGAGGGATGAGTGCGTAGGAAACCCTAGATTCTTTATGGAAGCGGAAATTGGATAGAGAGGGATGAGGATGAGTGTGACTGAATTGATatgtttttgtttattatttatttactgtTAGTGAATACTGTTATGGGTCAAGTAAGTTGAATGCAGTGCAGTTGAGAAAAGGAAGGAAGATTTTAAAAGTGTTGATTCGTACTTTATATGTACATTAAGAGAGAGAAGTTTACTTCCACTCTCTCTCCCTTTTCCCTTTTTGCTATTCTCACAGTGCTGTCCTCTTTCTGTTTGGGATTTTTGTGACCCGTCAGAGTGGGACAAACAAAGACCCAACcaatagaattttattttaatattttttttctcaatgtACATCTTCACAtatgacaaaaatattttatctttcaaCCCTCTTATCAACTACTTcgtatttttacttttatattttatctttttatttatttaacatcttttttcatctttatcttaaaattaaattttaataacatcttgattaaaagtaatttaaacTAACCTCATAATGTACTTtacattatttttcataaatctACAATATGATTtatgcattttaattttttaaattgtatacaA encodes:
- the LOC137807244 gene encoding pumilio homolog 6, chloroplastic-like isoform X2; translated protein: MSPVYNKSLGVVDELIDVDTGSNSSHDPSVTTVDALKPTIGGDDIRVSSFVDYPAPVSRSSSSLNSTESRGFNHLDVTIVESQLRALTVSNLPNSESQSYEDKWKNSLQNNLMQQHHQQNYPCEVPSTNSQSEKCAYIGMEQPLHSLSKFSSDVQSVLPVLHSSGYTPPLYATAAAYMTSTNPFYTNFQASGLYSPQFVGAYPFSPTAVPPYIAAYPPHGSVPLVDGATGSSFTPQAAGVSSIVGNISHGAEMIHANKVFGQFGFPLQPSFGEPFYMQYPQQPFVEGYNVSGHLLTPRASVGGQIGPYDSQKRPNSGAYLDEKKLHNQRSGASLNSNRGGLMHPGYFGHPSNMSFETQFPSSPLSRPVLSGYPESSPGLPGGRNERRLSPASGKNRGLLSGWQSHRASDSAHNPKIAIFLEELKSGKGRRFELSDIIGHIVEFSTDQHGSRFIQQKLENCGVEEKELVFKEVLPHTSKLMTDVFGNYVIQKFFEYGGPEQRKELANCLLGQILPLSLQMYGCRVIQKALEVINLEQKAQLVHELDGNVMRCVRDQNGNHVIQKCIESIPTKNIDFIISAFRGQVAILSMHPYGCRVIQRVLEHCSDEVQCQFIVDEILDSVLTLAQDQYGNYVAQHVLERGKSQERSQIISKLSGHIVQLSQHKFASNVVEKCLEYGDSTERQLLIAEIVGHDKQHDNLLTMMKDQFANYVIQRVLEICSENQRAMLLSRIRLHAHALKKYTYGKHIVARFEQLLGEESQTPGP
- the LOC137807244 gene encoding pumilio homolog 6, chloroplastic-like isoform X1, which codes for MATESPIRISEAGGKWPTLKEAAIFGSPSHHMATEDLGIFLNGHRFHGSGKDVLPNRSGSAPPNMEGSFLAKENLLSQNTTRDVSLGSLNRAVQKYDSGKGSFHLSQETLATHKEEFEDDSTQQLYDNEIHKASGKWHRQDVASTSSKHKKLVLEDLLHTMSPVYNKSLGVVDELIDVDTGSNSSHDPSVTTVDALKPTIGGDDIRVSSFVDYPAPVSRSSSSLNSTESRGFNHLDVTIVESQLRALTVSNLPNSESQSYEDKWKNSLQNNLMQQHHQQNYPCEVPSTNSQSEKCAYIGMEQPLHSLSKFSSDVQSVLPVLHSSGYTPPLYATAAAYMTSTNPFYTNFQASGLYSPQFVGAYPFSPTAVPPYIAAYPPHGSVPLVDGATGSSFTPQAAGVSSIVGNISHGAEMIHANKVFGQFGFPLQPSFGEPFYMQYPQQPFVEGYNVSGHLLTPRASVGGQIGPYDSQKRPNSGAYLDEKKLHNQRSGASLNSNRGGLMHPGYFGHPSNMSFETQFPSSPLSRPVLSGYPESSPGLPGGRNERRLSPASGKNRGLLSGWQSHRASDSAHNPKIAIFLEELKSGKGRRFELSDIIGHIVEFSTDQHGSRFIQQKLENCGVEEKELVFKEVLPHTSKLMTDVFGNYVIQKFFEYGGPEQRKELANCLLGQILPLSLQMYGCRVIQKALEVINLEQKAQLVHELDGNVMRCVRDQNGNHVIQKCIESIPTKNIDFIISAFRGQVAILSMHPYGCRVIQRVLEHCSDEVQCQFIVDEILDSVLTLAQDQYGNYVAQHVLERGKSQERSQIISKLSGHIVQLSQHKFASNVVEKCLEYGDSTERQLLIAEIVGHDKQHDNLLTMMKDQFANYVIQRVLEICSENQRAMLLSRIRLHAHALKKYTYGKHIVARFEQLLGEESQTPGP